A stretch of Mastacembelus armatus chromosome 1, fMasArm1.2, whole genome shotgun sequence DNA encodes these proteins:
- the ppp2r2ca gene encoding protein phosphatase 2, regulatory subunit B, gamma a: MGEDAESPKINHTFLRDYVTEADVISTVEFNQTGDLLATGDKGGRVVIFQRETESKEPEDTGETGDSGEYNVYSTFQSHEPDFDYLKSLEIEEKINKIKWLPQQNAAHFLLSTNDKTIKLWKVSERDKRPEGYNLKDEEGRLKDISTITSLQVPVLKPTDLMVEVRPRRVFANGHTYHVNSISVNSDGETYLSADDLRINMWHLGITDRSFNIVDIKPANMEDLTEVITAAEFHPQHCHLFVYSSSKGTLRLCDMRASALCDKHSKLFEEPEDPGSRSFFSEIISSVSDVKFSHSGRYLLTRDYLTAKVWDLNMDKGPVETYQVHEYLRSKLCSLYENDCIFDKFECVWNSSDSVIMTGAYNSFFRMFDRETGRGVTLEAWRESSKPRAVLRTRRVYTGGKRRRGDVGVDSLDFTKKILHMAWHPSENIIAIAATNNLYIFQDRVNPEAQ, encoded by the exons ATGGGCGAGGACGCTGAGAGCCCCAAAATCAACCACACCTTCCTGCGAGACTACGTCACTGAAG CTGATGTCATCTCTACGGTGGAGTTTAACCAGACGGGTGACCTGCTGGCCACGGGTGATAAAGGTGGCCGAGTGGTCATCTTCCAGAGAGAGACTGAG TCTAAAGAGCCAGAGGACACAGGGGAGACGGGGGACTCTGGGGAGTACAATGTCTACAGCACGTTCCAGAGCCACGAACCAGACTTTGACTACCTGAAAAGTCTGGAGATCGAAGAGAAAATCAACAAGATCAAATGGCTGCCACAGCAGAACGCAGctcatttcctcctctccaCCAATG ATAAGACCATTAAACTGTGGAAggtgagtgagagagacaagAGACCAGAGGGATACAACCTGAAAGATGAGGAGGGGCGGCTCAAGGACATCTCTACCATAACATCACTGCAG GTGCCAGTGCTAAAACCTACTGATCTGATGGTAGAGGTCCGTCCCAGACGAGTGTTTGCCAATGGACATACCTACCATGTCAACTCCATCTCAGTCAACAGTGACGGGGAGACGTACCTGTCTGCTGATGACCTCCGCATCAATATGTGGCACCTGGGCATCACAGACCGCAGCTTCA ATATTGTGGACATCAAACCAGCCAACATGGAGGATCTGACAGAGGTgataacagcagcagagttcCACCCTCAGCACTGCCACTTGTTTGtgtacagcagcagcaagggCACCCTGCGCCTCTGTGACATGAGAGCCTCCGCACTCTGtgacaaacacagcaaat TGTTTGAGGAACCTGAGGATCCAGGGAGCCGGTCCTTCTTCTCAGAGATCATATCCTCTGTGTCGGACGTCAAGTTCAGTCACAGTGGACGCTACTTGCTGACCAGAGACTACCTCACCGCTAAGGTGTGGGACCTGAACATGGACAAGGGCCCCGTTGAGACTTaccag GTTCATGAATACCTAAGGAGTAAGCTGTGCTCCCTTTATGAAAACGACTGCATTTTTGACAAGTTTGAGTGTGTTTGGAACAGCTCAGACAG TGTGATCATGACAGGAGCGTACAACAGCTTCTTCCGGATGTTTGACAGGGAGACGGGTCGAGGTGTGACCCTGGAGGCGTGGCGGGAAAGCAGCAAGCCTCGAGCTGTTCTGCGGACCCGGCGTGTCTATACTGGTGGTAAACGTCGCCGTGGAGACGTGGGTGTTGATAGCCTGGACTTTACGAAGAAAATCCTGCACATGGCTTGGCACCCATCTGAGAATATCATCGCCATAGCAGCCACCAATAACCTGTACATCTTCCAGGATCGTGTCAACCCTGAGGCGCAGTGA
- the hpf1 gene encoding histone PARylation factor 1 isoform X2, whose protein sequence is MTGRAKRKSKYTQEPRTGNGDLKKARTDESKAVLLSEVDSEQRDEMVQLYKLQMPEDLYHFWDFCKELCPNNPRGALKETLGLQLVGPFDVLAGAHKNSKNPQPNLHLHWRDTPDSLPSFVGANEAKKGCTITQMGDNLFAAVLLYLLKKRKERGSKKAVEALEKLETKLRDRTETLGLSLDQKTKGMKQRDKKVVTKTFHSAGIVVPVDKNDVGYRELPETDAGLKKICKAIDEAQNDEERVKAFGPLQEMITFVQFANDECDYGMGYELGMDLFCYGSHYFHKVIKQLLPMAYNLLKRNMFGEILEAHLSSRSHNDLDQLSAH, encoded by the exons atgacaGGGCGCgcaaaaagaaaatccaaataTACGCAG GAACCACGTACAGGCAATGGAGACTTGAAGAAGGCTCGTACTGATGAATCCAAAGCTGTGCTACTGTCAGAGGTGGATTCAGAGCAGCGGGATGAGATGGTGCAACTGTACAAGCTTCAAATGCCAGAAGATCTATACCATTTCTGGGATTTTTGCAAAGAACTCTGTCCTAACAACCCCCGTG GTGCACTGAAAGAGACACTTGGTTTGCAGCTGGTTGGACCTTTTGACGTTCTGGCAGGAGCTCACAAAAACTCAAAGAATCCTCAGCCTAACCTGCACCTTCACTGGAG AGATACTCCAGACTCTCTCCCATCATTTGTTGGGGCAAATGAAGCTAAGAAGGGTTGCACTATAACACAGATGGGGGACAACTTGTTTGCTGCTGTCCT CCTGTATCTgttgaagaagaggaaagagaggggCAGCAAGAAAGCAGTAGAGGCTTTGgaaaaattagaaacaaaactaagagacaggacagagactCTTGGCTTGTCTCTAGACCAGAAGACCAAAGGCATGAAGCAGAGAGACAAGAAG GTGGTCACCAAGACATTTCACAGTGCTGGCATCGTTGTACCTGTAGACAAGAATGATGTAGGATACAGAGAACTACCAGAAACAGATG CTGGGCTTAAGAAGATCTGTAAAGCCATTGATGAAGCACAGAATGATGAGGAGCGTGTCAAAGCCTTTGGACCTTTACAAGAGATGATCACATTTGTTCAGTTTGCCAATGATGAGTGCGACTATGGGATGGGCTATGAGCTAGGAATGGATCTGTTCTGTTATGGATCTCAT TACTTCCACAAGGTTATCAAGCAACTTCTGCCCATGGCCTACAACCTGCTGAAAAGAAATATGTTTGGGGAAATTCTGGAGGCTCACCTATCCAGCCGTAGCCACAATGACCTAGACCAACTTTCTGCACATTAA
- the hpf1 gene encoding histone PARylation factor 1 isoform X1: MTGRAKRKSKYTQEPRTGNGDLKKARTDESKAVLLSEVDSEQRDEMVQLYKLQMPEDLYHFWDFCKELCPNNPRGALKETLGLQLVGPFDVLAGAHKNSKNPQPNLHLHWRYFYDPPEFQTVLQGSEESQYHIGYYRDTPDSLPSFVGANEAKKGCTITQMGDNLFAAVLLYLLKKRKERGSKKAVEALEKLETKLRDRTETLGLSLDQKTKGMKQRDKKVVTKTFHSAGIVVPVDKNDVGYRELPETDAGLKKICKAIDEAQNDEERVKAFGPLQEMITFVQFANDECDYGMGYELGMDLFCYGSHYFHKVIKQLLPMAYNLLKRNMFGEILEAHLSSRSHNDLDQLSAH, from the exons atgacaGGGCGCgcaaaaagaaaatccaaataTACGCAG GAACCACGTACAGGCAATGGAGACTTGAAGAAGGCTCGTACTGATGAATCCAAAGCTGTGCTACTGTCAGAGGTGGATTCAGAGCAGCGGGATGAGATGGTGCAACTGTACAAGCTTCAAATGCCAGAAGATCTATACCATTTCTGGGATTTTTGCAAAGAACTCTGTCCTAACAACCCCCGTG GTGCACTGAAAGAGACACTTGGTTTGCAGCTGGTTGGACCTTTTGACGTTCTGGCAGGAGCTCACAAAAACTCAAAGAATCCTCAGCCTAACCTGCACCTTCACTGGAGGTATTTTTATGATCCACCAGAGTTTCAGACTGTCCTTCAGGGGAGTGAGGAGAGCCAGTATCACATTGGCTACTACAG AGATACTCCAGACTCTCTCCCATCATTTGTTGGGGCAAATGAAGCTAAGAAGGGTTGCACTATAACACAGATGGGGGACAACTTGTTTGCTGCTGTCCT CCTGTATCTgttgaagaagaggaaagagaggggCAGCAAGAAAGCAGTAGAGGCTTTGgaaaaattagaaacaaaactaagagacaggacagagactCTTGGCTTGTCTCTAGACCAGAAGACCAAAGGCATGAAGCAGAGAGACAAGAAG GTGGTCACCAAGACATTTCACAGTGCTGGCATCGTTGTACCTGTAGACAAGAATGATGTAGGATACAGAGAACTACCAGAAACAGATG CTGGGCTTAAGAAGATCTGTAAAGCCATTGATGAAGCACAGAATGATGAGGAGCGTGTCAAAGCCTTTGGACCTTTACAAGAGATGATCACATTTGTTCAGTTTGCCAATGATGAGTGCGACTATGGGATGGGCTATGAGCTAGGAATGGATCTGTTCTGTTATGGATCTCAT TACTTCCACAAGGTTATCAAGCAACTTCTGCCCATGGCCTACAACCTGCTGAAAAGAAATATGTTTGGGGAAATTCTGGAGGCTCACCTATCCAGCCGTAGCCACAATGACCTAGACCAACTTTCTGCACATTAA
- the pde5aa gene encoding cGMP-specific 3',5'-cyclic phosphodiesterase has translation MPCLHSEALESMEPGRASPGAAGREESFRRETVREPPIYRGMGWFFSPLWSPRSKTRCKSFGDSVRSGQVDVWLDDHSDFTRAYFLRRASQVSGPQADLSPLVPSFPRSSSDHSDLRRKAHHRRSSPPQTSSHLNISSLTDRLKPLAFNLSAPDWMDRFSPDVLGSHTPCSPRSPRSSHFSLSPCRPLSPICSCSPDVSHSSHLLCPTATKTAACGHGESCLWLSELLRGGLSWMGSVAELCHEAVLHAGELLAAQSGSLSLVKKDCRRRSSLEEVIAPTSLGCSSEGNICSHAHLELVKGIMGWVLATGLPINLREASEDLRFNLNDDQTSDFKIRTVLSMPIKNHRGEVVGVVGMINKKSVGDGSVSVFTSMDEKVLSNHMDLLGMVLDNVQLYESSRQEAKRSQALIEMAQVLSKEHHSFEVLLSKMAATIMPFTHAQYCTIFIPREQPSVSEDKISFSRVIHLECEELGSTCQIYRRERDISDIDPSYALQTLATMETLNMSESTEESIKSLICCPVRNERSENVIAVCQLMNKLSRDSDELEVFNRYDERLLEDLAVYCGLALQYAQAVLITEERRASIEVTQEVLAYHITAAEPEIQALQEATIPSAESLHILDFHFSDFGLPEDLTTQATIRMFLDLRLVQDFNIDYKGLCQWVLTVKRGYRNNVPYHNWNHALSTAQSMFAMLMATEQLQTIFSRLEILALMIATLNHDLDHRGVSNSYIERSQQPLAQLYGHSSLENHHYNLCLFILNNTGSQILSGLSAEDHKSVLHMIKRAILATDLTVYMERRKEFFSLTKKSRVSWKSEKQRDLLRSMLMTASDLSAITKPWPEQKRIANLVAMEFFAQGDKEKEEFKIKPIDIMNRENSTRLPYMQVEYIDEICYPLYKNVSRLFDTCTPLLNGCKKNRENWLRLAEDAEEANSDESSSLTLETQNQ, from the exons ATGCCCTGCCTGCACTCTGAAGCGCTGGAGTCAATGGAGCCTGGCAGAGCAAGTCCCGGGGCCGCGGGGAGAGAGGAGTCTTTCCGGAGAGAAACAGTGAGGGAGCCGCCGATTTACCGGGGCATGGGTTGGTTCTTCTCACCGCTTTGGAGCCCGCGATCCAAGACGCGTTGCAAGAGTTTTGGAGACAGTGTGAGAAGCGGCCAAGTGGATGTATGGCTCGATGACCACTCCGACTTCACGAGGGCGTACTTTTTACGCAGAGCTTCACA GGTCAGTGGTCCTCAGGCAGATTTGTCTCCTCTGGTGCCCAGCTTTCCCAGGAGCAGCTCTGACCACTCTGATCTGCGCAGGAAAGCTCATCATCGCAGATCATCCCCCCCACAGACCAGCTCACACCTGAACATCTCATCTTTAACAGACAGGCTCAAGCCCCTCGCCTTCAATCTCAGTGCCCCTGACTGGATGGATCGCTTTAGTCCAGATGTATTGGGTAGTCACACCCCTTGCTCTCCTCGCTCTCCTCGTTCTTCTCACTTCTCGCTTTCTCCCTGTCGTCCTCTTTCTCCCATTTGCTCTTGTTCTCCCGACGTATCCCACTCTTCTCACCTCTTGTGTCCCACTGCTACAAAGACTGCAGCCTGTGGCCATGGTGAGAGCTGTCTATGGCTGAGTGAGCTCCTCAGAGGAGGTCTCAGTTGGATGGGTTCTGTAGCAGAGCTCTGCCATGAGGCTGTCCTGCATGCTGGGGAGCTGCTGGCTGCTCAGAGTGGCTCACTCTCTCTGGTAAAGAAAGATTGCAGACGAAGGAGCTCCCTGGAGGAGGTGATTGCCCCTACATCTTTGGGATGCTCGAGTGAGGGCAACATCTGTAGCCATGCACACTTGGAACTGGTGAAGGGTATCATGGGATGGGTGCTGGCTACAGGCTTACCAATAAACCTGAGAGAAGCATCAGAG GATTTGAGGTTCAACTTAAATGATGATCAAACATCAGATTTCAAGATAAGGACTGTTTTGAGTATGCCCATCAAGAACCACAGGGGAGAG GTGGTAGGTGTAGTGGGGATGATCAATAAGAAAAGTGTTGGAGATGGATCGGTTTCTGTTTTTACCAGCATGGATGAGAAG GTGCTGTCCAATCATATGGATTTGTTGGGGATGGTCTTGGACAATGTCCAGCTGTATGAGAGCTCAAGGCAGGAGGCCAAAAGGAGTCAG gcTTTGATAGAGATGGCACAGGTGTTATCAAAGGAACATCATTCCTTTGAGGTTCTGCTGAGTAAGATGGCAGCCACTATTATGCCCTTCACCCATGCTCAGTACTGCACTATCTTCATTCCCAGGGAGCAACCCTCAGTGAGTGAAGACAAG atttcGTTTTCACGGGTGATACATTTGGAGTGTGAGGAACTTGGATCAACTTGCCAAATCTACAGAAG GGAGCGTGACATCAGCGATATAGATCCGTCATACGCCCTTCAAACCCTGGCCACGATGGAAACACTTAATATGTCAGAGAGCACTGAGGAATCAATAAAGAGTCTGATCTGCTGTCCTGTTAGAAATGAGAGGTCAGAAAATGTTATCG CCGTGTGCCAGCTGATGAACAAACTGAGCAGAGACTCAGATGAGTTGGAGGTCTTTAACAGATACGATGAGCGCCTACTGGAAGACCTGGCAGTGTACTGCGGCCTGGCTCTGCAGTACGCCCAGGCTGTGCTGATCACTGAGGAGCGCAGGGCCAGTATAGAGGTCACGCAAGAG GTTCTTGCCTACCACATCActgcagcagaaccagagatTCAAGCATTGCAG GAGGCCACCATTCCTTCTGCGGAATCATTGCACATCCTAGACTTCCATTTCTCTGATTTTGGTCTGCCAGAAGACCTCACCACGCAAGCCACCATACGTATGTTCCTGGACCTGAGATTGGTGCAGGATTTTAACATTGATTACAAG GGTCTGTGCCAGTGGGTCTTGACTGTAAAGCGTGGTTACAGGAACAACGTGCCTTATCACAACTGGAACCATGCGCTGAGTACTGCACAAAGCATGTTTGCTATGCTCATGGCAACAGAGCAGCTCCAG ACTATTTTCTCTCGTCTAGAGATCTTAGCATTGATGATAGCTACTCTGAACCATGATCTTGATCACAGAGGAGTCAGTAACTCCTACATTGAAAG gAGTCAGCAGCCTTTAGCTCAGCTCTATGGCCACTCTTCTCTTGAGAATCACCACTACAACCTGTGCCTCTTCATCCTAAACAACACT GGGAGTCAGATACTCAGCGGTCTCTCTGCAGAAGACCACAAAAGTGTACTGCACATGATCAAAAGGGCAATCCTTGCCACTGACCTGACCGTCTACATGGA GAGACGAAAAGAGTTCTTTTCTCTCACTAAGAAAAGCAGAGTGAGCTGGAAGAGCGAGAAACAAAGAGATCTGCTAAG GTCAATGTTGATGACAGCTAGTGACCTTTCTGCTATCACAAAGCCTTGGCCTGAACAAAAAAGG ATTGCCAATCTGGTTGCCATGGAGTTCTTTGCACAAggggacaaagagaaagaagagtTCAAAATCAAGCCCATT GACATTatgaacagagaaaacagcacaCGACTGCCATACATGCAAGTTGAATATATTGACGAAATCTGCTACCCACTTTACAAG AATGTATCAAGATTGTTTGATACCTGTACCCCGTTACTCAATGGCTGTAAGAAGAACAGGGAAAACTGGCTGCGTCTTGCTGAGGATGCAGAGGAAGCAAACAGTGATGAAAGTAGTAGCTTAACCCTGGAAACTCAAAATCAGTAA